CTGCAATTTGAGGAACTCCCCTCCGACATTCATACTTCATGTTATAAATGCCATATAGAAAAACGGAACATGTTTGTTGGAATTGTCAATAACCATAACAATTCCAATTTGTTATCCCTGCATTCATCTGTATGTTCAATGTTTGAACAAGACAATATGGGATTGATAACAATAGGGTCAATTACATCAGCATTTTGGAAAACACATGATGGATACTTTCACTTTTTTGATTCGCACCCTCATGGTAATGATCTTTTAGATGCACAAGGAGGGAAAGCTATTCTTTGCACTTTTCCAAACATCACTGACCTTGTTggatatatgaaaaagtattaTGCAAGCTTGAATTTGTCTGCAGATGAACAGTTTGAAATACAGCCTCTGGTGATACATACCGATGCTGAGACGCAACAAAATGCCACACCTCTTTCACTCACGTTAGTGGAGAAAAGAAAACATTCTAACCGGTTTGAACTtctcaataaatattttgaagatcAAAAGTATTTCAATCAAGCAAAAAAAGAGACCTCTGACTTAACTACAGGAAAAAATCTCAATAATACAGATAGGAGTACTATCCAGAAAAAGATGGAAACAGaaaatacaaagataaataGAAGAAACTATTATAAGAAATACAAGCAAAACCAAAGATTAAATGAAAActacagaaatagagaaagaaaGCAAGGCCACACAAGCAAGCAGAAAGCAAGAACAAATGACAAATATCGAGCATCTGAAAGAATGAAagaacagaaaagaaaacagaaagCAAGAACAGATGATGAATACAGAGCTTCtgaaagaacaaaagaaaagaaaagtaaGCAGAGAGCAAGAACAGATGGTGAATACAGATCAAAAGAAAGGAAAAGTAAACAGAGAGCAAGAACAGATGATGAATGATCTGAAAGaacaaagaaagaaaagtaCAGAGCAGAACAGATGATGAAAGaacagaaagaaaaagaaaagtaaagacgatacagaaaaaaaaaggaaaagtaAACAGAGAGCAAGAACAGATGATGAATACAGAACATCtgaaagaacaaaagaaaagaaaagtaaaCAGAGAGCAAGAACAGATGATGACTATCGAGCATGTGAAAGATTAAAAGAAGTTAGAGTTAAACAGAAAGTAAGATTAGATGATGAATACAGAGCATCtgaaagaataaaagaaaaggaaagtaaaCGGAGAGCAAGAACAGATGGTGAATACAGaacaaaagaaaggaaaagtAAACAGAGAGCAAGAGCAGATGATGAATACAGAACATCtgaaagaacaaaagaaaagaaaatcaagCGAAAAGCAAGAGAAAATGTAGATTATAAACATAACGAAGCAAAAATGAAACAGAAAGTTAGAACTCATGAATTTTATCGTAATCAGGAAAGAGTAAGAGAACTTATTAGTAAAAGGAAGGCTCGTCTGTCTAAATATTACCAAGAAAAAGAACGAATTGTAAAACAGATTTCAAGAAAAAATTcaacaaacaataaagaaaGAAAGGCTGCCAAAAGAACAAAAAGGTTGCAGAGAAATGACCCTATATTCAAACTGAAAGAGTTGCACTGTAAACGAGGAATGTATTTGAATGATGTTGTCAAAAAATTTCACAAAACAATAGCAGAAGGTCCAGTGTATGTCTGTACAAGTTGTCACCAAACATGGTTTAAACACTCTGTAACAGAAGTAAATAGAAATGTTGACCATAGTTCTCTTTTTACTAGATGTACTACTAATTACATATCAAAGAATGATAAGGAATGGATTTGTAGAACGTGTTCTTCATCATTGAAAAGTGGGAAAATGCCAACATTATCACTTGCAAATCAAATGTCATTTCCTGATAAACCAGCAGAACTGAATTTGCATCAGCTTGAAGAAAGGTTAGTTGCATTGAGAATCCCTTTTATGCAAATGCGTGAACTTCCCCGAGGTGGTCAATTAAGTATTCATGGAAATGTTGTAAATGTCCCAGTTGATATACAACCAACCATTAAAGCATTGCCAAGACAGTTCGAACAAACTACCATTCCGGTGAGAATCAAAAGAAAACTGTCTTATAAAAAGTGTGAGTTTACTGAAAACGTTCGACCAATGCATGTTTTGGCTGCTTTACATTGGCTTTTTAACAATGGTGAACTTTATAAAGAATCTGGTGTTGAAATAGATGAAGAGTGGTTTTCAAAGGTGGATCAAAGTGCCAAAGAAATCATTAACACATTCATAGCATCTTCCTCAAATCAAAATGAAGATCAGTCTGATGATGAAGGTCAGGACTCCGACACATTCAGTGAAATAGCAGATGAAGACCGGGTGATAGGAAACGCTGATACATTGATAGATCCTGTATGTCCACAGAATGACTCGATATACACATTTGCTCCTGGTGAAGGACAGCGTCCTTTGAGTTTATACTCTGACAAAGATGCGGAAGAGTTATCATTTCCTTCCATATTTTGTGGCAAACGTCGCATACCGAATACCCAAAGAGAAATAAAGGTTAATTACAGTGATGTTGTAAAATGGGAACTCCGAAATATTGATAGACGAGCAGCTAATTCTGTACCAAATCTcttcttcaaaatgaaaaagataCAGATGAAGCAGATATCAGACAAAGTTTATTTGGCACTGAGAAGATGCAAAAGTAAAGACAAAAATGTTACTGCTGCTGAAGCCCTTAATCAGACACGCATGGACAAGTTGGTAAACCTTGATGAAGGTTTCTACATATTCAGAACTCTTAGAAACTCCCCGCCCTACTtagaaaagagaaagaaagatgTTTTTGCAATGATTCGCCAACTTGGACTACCAACATGGTTTGGATCACTGTCTGCAGGTGATACAAGGTGGCATGACCTCTTGAGAATTCTAGGGGAGTTAAATGataacatatcatatacaaaccAGCAGATAAATAATATGACATGGATCAACAAAACTACTCTGGTACAAAAAGATCCAATTACCTGCACTAGATATTTTGACCACCGTGTTCAACAATTTATCAATACCGTTTTGAAATCAGACCATGCTCCTCTTGGAACATTGACAGACTACTTTTATCGTGTTGAATTTCAACATAGAGGTTCACCTCACATACACATGCTTATGTGGATAAAGGATGCTCCAAAATACAAGGAAGATTCAAATGACAAGATAGCTGAATATGTTGAACATTATACATCATGTCAGTCAAATGTTCCTGATAACTTGAAATCACTTGTAGACATACAGACCCATAAACACTCAAAAACTTGTAGAAAAAAGGGAAAAGCTGTTTGCAGATTTGGGTTTCCACTACCCCCAATGTCAAGGACAATGATTTTAGAACCTTTAGATGAAGACAATGAaatgttgaaaaagaaatattctgaaattcaagagaaaatcacaaaattagcTGAAACAGAAAATTTAACATTTGAAGATTTCCTTACTGATGTAGCTGGTATAACAGAGGAAGAATACATTTTGTGCATAAGGTCGTCCCTTAAATCTCCAAAAGTGTTTTTGAAAAGACAACCCTGTGAAGTACGAATTAATCCTTACATGACTTCTTTGTTAGAGGCATGGAATGCAAATCATGATCTTCAATTTGTTCTTGACCCATATGCATGTGCGGTATATATCGTAGCTTACATTAGTAAATCTCAAAGGGGAATGAGCTTACTTCTTGATGAAGCATGTAAAGAGGCACGAAGAGGCAATATGGATATAAAGAGACAAGTTCGTCATATTGGAAACAAATTCCTTAACAGTGTAGAAGTCAGTTCACAAGAAGCAGCTTACCTAACTTTGCAACTTCCTCTGACAAAGTCATCAAGAGATGTAGTGTTTATCAACACATCCGAGCCTCATAACCGAACGTTTCTTCTTAAGCAAAAAGATGTGTTGGAAAAACTTCCTCAAGATTCTACTGACATAGAAAGTGATAACATTGTGAAAAGATATGCAAAGCGTCCAAAgcaattacaaaaaatgtgtcTTGCTGATTATGTTGCTGAACTGGATATAAGTTATCCAAAGAAAATGTCATCACCGGAAGAAATCAATGATGATGATCTAAGTAAATCTGATTCTGAAGATGAAGATGATCCAGACAATGTAGATAACTGGACTGAAATAACGTTACCAAACGGTACCAGTATCCGCCGAAGAAAACATCGTAAAGTTATTCGCTATGTTAGGTACAGTGTAAAAACTGATAGTGAAAATCATTACAGAGAGAAACTCTTGTTATTCTTTCCATGGCGAAATGAAACAACCGATTTGTTGGGGCAATTTCAAACATATGAGGATCATTATCTGTATGTAAAACATGTTGTAGATAACAAGTGTGCTGAATATGAACATCATACAGATGAAATTGATAGTGCCTTACAAAGAGCACATGATGATCTCAATGATGAGTTTGATCAGATAGCTCCATTAACTCAGCATACCGAGCAGGAAGATGAACGTGAAGGTTCACATGAaagtaaacaatttatatactATAAGCCAGAAACTGCTGCTCATCAAGAATATGATATAGGTGTTGACCTGGGTATATCACAAACAGCTGCACATGTAGAACATTCACCAACTCTCTTACCAAATGAGGAATATCTTCAACTTGTGAGACAGCTTAACTTGAAGCAAAAAGAATTTTTCTTACATGTTCTACACTGGGTTAAAACAAGAGATGAACCTTTATATGCTTTCCTAACGGGTGGTGCTGGAGTAGGAAAATCTGTTGTTATCAAGGCATTATATCAGGCATTAAAAAGGTGTCTTTGTTCAGCAGAAGGTGAAAACCCTGACAACTGTAAAGTTCTTCTATGTGCTCCTACAGGAAAAGCTGCTCACAATATCAATGGCACTACCATACATGCTGCCTTCAAAATCCTACCAAATCGTGGTTACCAAAACTACCATGTAGATTCTGACACACTAAACACCCTCAGAGTCAAATACAGAGATCTGTCTGTTGTTATTATTGATGAAGTGTCTATGGTGGGAAATAAGATGCTGTCACTTATAAATGAGTGTCTTCAAaaaatcaaaggaaatcagAGTCAGTTATTTGGCGGAGTCAGTGTAGTGCTGATAGGtgatttatatcaattaaaacCTGTTATGGACAAATGGATTTTTGCAGACTTGGAAGAGCACATGGGTCCTCTTGCAACCAACCTTTGGACATCTTTGTTTACAATGCATGAATTAAGTGAGATCATGCGTCAGAAAGATGACAAAGATTTTGCTGAACTCCTTAATAGATTGCGTTCGCTGGAAAATAGCACACTTTCAAATGAAGATCTCGCAACTCTGAAAACAAGAATTATTAATTCTAGTGATGCACATTATCCAAGAGATGCACCACATCTAttcacaacaaacaaacaagttgaTGATTTCAACAAAGAAGTATTCGACCTTGCTTCCAGTACAAAAGTGACTGTACCATCTCTTGATACTGTTGTTGGTGATATCCCAGCAAATGTCAAAGACCGGCTAATACAAGCACTCCAAAATGTCAGTACAACCAATACTGCTGGACTTATGAATACTGTCCCAATAGCTGTTGGAATGCCATATGAAATTACGGCTAATCTTAACATTCAAGATGGACTAGTAAATGGTGCATGTTGTCATGTACGGAAAATTGAATACAAACAGGAGAACACTCTCCGTCCAAGTATTATATGGGTACAGTTTGAAGATGACTCCACAGGGATAGAAACAAGAAGGACATATAACCATTTACGCTcatcaaatattgataacacATGGACTCCCATATTTGATACTCAACGTAATTTCATGTATAATCGTAAATCTTTCATCCGGATCCAATTTCCTATTAGACCAGCAGCTGCAAAAACTATACACAAATCCCAAGGATGTACTTTGAAAAAGGTTGTGGTAGATATGACTTCTGCAAGAAAACAGCCCCATATGCACTATGTAGCCTTAAGTCGAGTTAGAAATTTGTCAGATTTGTTTTTACTGAATTTGAATGAAGAAAAGATATCCGTAGATTATTCAGTAACTGAGGAAATGCAGAGGCTACGTTCAGAGGCAACATTGAATTTGTGTTACATTCCACCCTACACACTTTCACCCCAAAAATTGAAAGTTGCCTTTCTGAATGTGAGATCACTTATGTTACATCACAAAGATATCAAAGGTGATTACAATATCATAGGTGCTGATGTTTTAGCTTTCGCAGAAACCAAACTTAAACCAAACATATCTGACGAGAGCTTGATGCTTGATGGGTTTCATATTAAAAGGAATGACCAACAGCTTACTCATGGTTGTGCACATCATGGCTCAGCAATGTATTTTGGAAACAATCTTGATGTGTCAGATATTTACACCTTTAGttcatttgattttgaatgtatggtgacaaatgtaaaaaaatgtgaCACTTTGGTACAGATTGCAGTTGTGTATAAATCACCAAGGTGTAGTTATTCACAGCTGAAAAAAGAGATTGAGACACACATTGCATCACAAATAAAAGCTCATGACAATTTTCTAATTGTTGGTgattttaatgttgatataaaattagATGACACATTTCTAAAATGGATGAAAAATAAGTTTGAGTGCAAACAAATAGTGTCTTCTGTGACAACAGATTATGGCTCTACACTTGATCTTATCTTCACCAACATGGAAAATTATACTACAAGTGTTGTTGAATGTTGCTGGACAGACCATAAACTAGTTTATGGCGCTGTATGAGTTCTGATGATAGTGTACCGGAGCATAATTAGGGAATAAATGG
This window of the Argopecten irradians isolate NY unplaced genomic scaffold, Ai_NY scaffold_0376, whole genome shotgun sequence genome carries:
- the LOC138312573 gene encoding uncharacterized protein produces the protein MPRRKKKCLVKREMWRSLEKRLTDPTEEVASLKTQPIDIDLTEEVASLKTQPIDLTSNVTEEVASVKTQPSDQARKSAYELAKEFAYELANEFAYELANELANEFANELANEARKSANELYNQTQNQLPNEVCMTRLPNEVCIMRLPNELPKELPNKMPDEALVKGKDDLQQSIQQSKQKHAEIGFVNEMPLHKVAKNLNASQSDSCESKLTSKNAASNNTTDVVHESGRKTSQFSNDHQKKKPLYNIMLITDKLDRKKIPVKKPVRKHVKKPIYNIMIATAKLNRKVVPLKKQKHLNEIVSKPDKHKIYRRTSKLRFSCDFHSSNGRRVKTRNMKIKPDESAKSIASDPLKRLTKKRKTRKNSGNEESCRFKRNSKLTKKGARKDVNGENDMNSKEEVFPVELANGESMDEQFEIQPLVIHTDAETQQNATPLSLTKKKKSKDDTEKKRKSKQRARTDDEYRTSERTKEKKSKQRARTDDDYRACERLKEVRVKQKVRLDDEYRASERIKEKESKRRARTDGEYRTKERKSKQRARADDEYRTSERTKEKKIKRKARENVDYKHNEAKMKQKVRTHEFYRNQERVRELISKRKARLSKYYQEKERIVKQISRKNSTNNKERKAAKRTKRLQRNDPIFKLKELHCKRGMYLNDVVKKFHKTIAEGPVYVCTSCHQTWFKHSVTEVNRNVDHSSLFTRCTTNYISKNDKEWICRTCSSSLKSGKMPTLSLANQMSFPDKPAELNLHQLEERLVALRIPFMQMRELPRGGQLSIHGNVVNVPVDIQPTIKALPRQFEQTTIPVRIKRKLSYKKCEFTENVRPMHVLAALHWLFNNGELYKESGVEIDEEWFSKVDQSAKEIINTFIASSSNQNEDQSDDEGQDSDTFSEIADEDRVIGNADTLIDPVCPQNDSIYTFAPGEGQRPLSLYSDKDAEELSFPSIFCGKRRIPNTQREIKVNYSDVVKWELRNIDRRAANSVPNLFFKMKKIQMKQISDKVYLALRRCKSKDKNVTAAEALNQTRMDKLVNLDEGFYIFRTLRNSPPYLEKRKKDVFAMIRQLGLPTWFGSLSAGDTRWHDLLRILGELNDNISYTNQQINNMTWINKTTLVQKDPITCTRYFDHRVQQFINTVLKSDHAPLGTLTDYFYRVEFQHRGSPHIHMLMWIKDAPKYKEDSNDKIAEYVEHYTSCQSNVPDNLKSLVDIQTHKHSKTCRKKGKAVCRFGFPLPPMSRTMILEPLDEDNEMLKKKYSEIQEKITKLAETENLTFEDFLTDVAGITEEEYILCIRSSLKSPKVFLKRQPCEVRINPYMTSLLEAWNANHDLQFVLDPYACAVYIVAYISKSQRGMSLLLDEACKEARRGNMDIKRQVRHIGNKFLNSVEVSSQEAAYLTLQLPLTKSSRDVVFINTSEPHNRTFLLKQKDVLEKLPQDSTDIESDNIVKRYAKRPKQLQKMCLADYVAELDISYPKKMSSPEEINDDDLSKSDSEDEDDPDNVDNWTEITLPNGTSIRRRKHRKVIRYVRYSVKTDSENHYREKLLLFFPWRNETTDLLGQFQTYEDHYLYVKHVVDNKCAEYEHHTDEIDSALQRAHDDLNDEFDQIAPLTQHTEQEDEREGSHESKQFIYYKPETAAHQEYDIGVDLGISQTAAHVEHSPTLLPNEEYLQLVRQLNLKQKEFFLHVLHWVKTRDEPLYAFLTGGAGVGKSVVIKALYQALKRCLCSAEGENPDNCKVLLCAPTGKAAHNINGTTIHAAFKILPNRGYQNYHVDSDTLNTLRVKYRDLSVVIIDEVSMVGNKMLSLINECLQKIKGNQSQLFGGVSVVLIGDLYQLKPVMDKWIFADLEEHMGPLATNLWTSLFTMHELSEIMRQKDDKDFAELLNRLRSLENSTLSNEDLATLKTRIINSSDAHYPRDAPHLFTTNKQVDDFNKEVFDLASSTKVTVPSLDTVVGDIPANVKDRLIQALQNVSTTNTAGLMNTVPIAVGMPYEITANLNIQDGLVNGACCHVRKIEYKQENTLRPSIIWVQFEDDSTGIETRRTYNHLRSSNIDNTWTPIFDTQRNFMYNRKSFIRIQFPIRPAAAKTIHKSQGCTLKKVVVDMTSARKQPHMHYVALSRVRNLSDLFLLNLNEEKISVDYSVTEEMQRLRSEATLNLCYIPPYTLSPQKLKVAFLNVRSLMLHHKDIKGDYNIIGADVLAFAETKLKPNISDESLMLDGFHIKRNDQQLTHGCAHHGSAMYFGNNLDVSDIYTFSSFDFECMVTNVKKCDTLVQIAVVYKSPRCSYSQLKKEIETHIASQIKAHDNFLIVGDFNVDIKLDDTFLKWMKNKFECKQIVSSVTTDYGSTLDLIFTNMENYTTSVVECCWTDHKLVYGAV